TTAAAGAGTATATTAGGAAGAATCCTCATGCAAATGCGATGGATATTGCGAATCATACAGGGATATCGATCGATCGGATTGTCAGGCATATTAAAGGTGGCGCTTTTACCTATTCTAAGCGGTAGCTACAGAGGGTTAATAAAAATAAGGAGGTGTTTACATGGATGTTGGGTTAGCGTCAATGGTCTACAACCAAGCGCAAGTGAAGCAGCAAGCGAGTATGTCGGTAATGAAGACAGCGATGGATGGTGCTGAACAAAATGCGGATGCATTGAACAAAATGCTAGAGGGTGCGAACGAATCGCAGAAGCTTGCAACAGATCCACATAGAGGTAGAAACATTGACATGAAAATATAGAGTCTGTTCAAAGTAAGGCCTTTTTTTGAACGCTCTTATAAATTTTTAGAAAACCTTAACAATCCCCTTTTGGATGCCGATATTAATGATAAACAAAAAAGTCGCATTCCGGAGGGGATTTTTTGTGGATGTTAAAAGGTCTTCAGCAGCAGGGGCATATGAGCTTTTAAAACAACCAAGGATCGAACCAACGAGAAAACTAGACCATAGCAATAGCGAAAGGTCAACAACAGAGTCGATCCAAAGACAGTCAGAAAAGGGTAGTGAGAAGGTATCGAGAGCTGATTTAGAAGAACAAATTGAGGGTATGAATCAAATGCTAGATTTAAATTTTACTTCGCTAAAATTTAACGTGCATGAAGATTTGGACCGTCTGTTTGTCCAGGTTGTTAATCGCGACACCGATGAAGTGATTCGTGAGGTGCCGCCTGAACAATTTCTCGACATGGTTGCATCCATGCTTGAGCATGTTGGGCTACTCATTGATGAGCGAATTTAATTGAATTTGAATTATGAAAACAAAAAAGAGCAGAAGAAACATCTTCCGTTCTTTTTTGTTTTTTATTTAAAAGCATGAGATGGATTATCGGACAACCCAGTGAAGTACAAGGTTAGTTGTTACAAAGAATGGGAGAGTGATGAGATGATGAGAATATCAGGATTAGCGACAGGAATGGATACTGAACAAATGGTAGCGGACTTAATGAGGGCTGAGCGACAGCCAGTCAATAAAATGCTACAAGATCGGCAATGGCTTGAGTGGCAACGCGATGATTATCGTGACATGAACCTTAAGTTACAGACGTTTCGATCAAACTTATTCGACGGGGTGATGATGAGATCGAATTTAGACTCGAAATCAGTGACGAGTTCTAATGAAAGCAACGTAACGGCAACGGCAACAGCATCAGCTACGAATAGTACATATGCAATTTCTGATGTCAGTCAACTTGCGTCTGCGGCTTATAATGTTAGTACTGATAGTATTACTGGTGATGACCAAACAAGTATTGACCCAAATGAAAGTATCTGGACACAACAGGACCATTTTAGTGCAACAGCATGGAATACTATTCATGAAGATAATGATGAGGTTACGTTTACAAGTGACTCAGATACTATAAAACTTTCAAATGGTGCGATTGATACGGTGAACAGCATTACCGTTGATGGCACTGAATATACGA
The window above is part of the Desertibacillus haloalkaliphilus genome. Proteins encoded here:
- a CDS encoding YjfB family protein — encoded protein: MDVGLASMVYNQAQVKQQASMSVMKTAMDGAEQNADALNKMLEGANESQKLATDPHRGRNIDMKI
- a CDS encoding flagellar protein FlaG is translated as MDVKRSSAAGAYELLKQPRIEPTRKLDHSNSERSTTESIQRQSEKGSEKVSRADLEEQIEGMNQMLDLNFTSLKFNVHEDLDRLFVQVVNRDTDEVIREVPPEQFLDMVASMLEHVGLLIDERI